The following coding sequences lie in one Microtus ochrogaster isolate Prairie Vole_2 chromosome 6, MicOch1.0, whole genome shotgun sequence genomic window:
- the LOC101990400 gene encoding olfactory receptor 2T2-like, which produces MESIYQNSTDFILLGLITHPAFPGLIFAVVFSIFVVAVTTNLVMIMLIRVDSRLHTPMYFLLSQLSIMDTVYICITVPKMLQDLLSKDKTISFLGCALQIFLYLTLTGGEFFLLGLMAYDRFVAVCNPLRYPIIMSPRVCLLMVLGSWAGGSLDGFMLTPVTMSFPYCGSREINHFFCEGPAVLKLSCTDTSLYETLMYACCVLMLLIPISIISVSYTRILITVYHMSSAEGRRKAFATCSSHIIVVSIFYGAAFYTNVLPHSYHTPEKDKVVSAFYTILTPMLNPLIYSLRNRDVAAALRNVLRKHGLSRTLQVGHVPGKY; this is translated from the coding sequence ATGGAGTCAATTTACCAGAACTCCACTGACTTCATCCTGCTGGGCCTCATCACACACCCTGCATTTCCGGGGCTGATCTTTGCTGTGGTCTTCTCCATCTTTGTGGTGGCTGTAACTACCAACTTGGTCATGATTATGCTCATCCGTGTGGACTCACGTcttcacacacccatgtacttcttgCTCAGTCAGTTGTCCATCATGGATACGGTTTACATCTGTATCACTGTCCCCAAGATGCTCCAGGATCTCCTGTCCAAAGACAAGACCATTTCCTTTCTGGGATGTGCACTACAAATATTTCTGTACCTGACCCTGACTGGGGGAGAGTTTTTCCTGTTGGGCCTCATGGCTTATGATAGGTTTGTGGCTGTGTGCAACCCTCTACGGTACCCCATAATCATGAGTCCGAGAGTGTGTTTGCTTATGGTGCTGGGTTCTTGGGCCGGTGGGTCTTTGGATGGATTCATGCTGACACCTGTCACGATGAGCTTTCCCTACTGTGGATCTCGAGAGATCAACCACTTTTTCTGTGAGGGCCCAGCTGTTCTGAAGCTATCCTGCACAGACACATCGCTCTATGAAACCCTGATGTATGCGTGCTGTGTGCTGATGCTTCTCATCCCGATCTCCATCATCTCAGTCTCCTACACGCGCATCCTCATCACTGTCTACCACATGAGCTCTGCCGAGGGCCGGCGGAAAGCCTTCGCCACCTGTTCCTCCCACATTATAGTGGTCAGCATCTTTTATGGGGCAGCCTTCTATACCAACGTACTGCCCCATTCCTACCACACCCCTGAGAAGGACAAGGTCGTGTCGGCCTTCTACACCATCCTCACTCCCATGCTGAACCCCCTCATTTACAGCTTAAGGAACAGAGATGTGGCTGCAGCTCTAAGAAATGTCCTGCGGAAACATGGCCTCTCCCGCACATTACAAGTGGGGCACGTGCCTGGGAAATACTAG